One Microbacterium sp. W4I20 DNA window includes the following coding sequences:
- the hpt gene encoding hypoxanthine phosphoribosyltransferase has product MRAAEIQDDLAQILVTEEQILAKLEELAAQVAIDYEGKDLVLVGVLKGAVMVMADFARALPFHAPMDWMAVSSYGASTRSSGVVQIRKDLDTDLNGKHVLIVEDIIDSGLTLSWLLENFGSRGAESIEVLALLRKPEAAKVVIDCKYVGFDIPTDFVVGYGLDYAERYRNLRDVAVLAPHVYS; this is encoded by the coding sequence ATGCGCGCCGCGGAAATCCAGGACGACCTTGCCCAGATCCTCGTGACCGAGGAGCAGATCCTCGCCAAGCTCGAGGAGCTCGCGGCCCAGGTGGCCATCGACTACGAGGGCAAGGATCTCGTGCTCGTCGGCGTCCTCAAGGGAGCGGTGATGGTGATGGCCGACTTCGCCCGCGCCCTCCCGTTCCACGCCCCGATGGATTGGATGGCCGTCTCCAGCTACGGCGCCAGCACCCGGTCCAGCGGCGTCGTGCAGATCCGCAAAGACCTCGACACCGACCTGAACGGCAAGCACGTCCTGATCGTCGAGGACATCATCGACTCGGGCCTGACCCTCAGCTGGCTGCTGGAGAACTTCGGCTCCCGCGGCGCGGAGTCGATCGAGGTGCTGGCGCTGCTGCGCAAGCCGGAGGCGGCGAAGGTCGTCATCGACTGCAAGTACGTCGGCTTCGACATCCCCACCGACTTCGTGGTCGGGTACGGCCTCGACTACGCCGAGCGGTATCGCAACCTTCGCGACGTCGCCGTGCTCGCCCCGCACGTCTACAGCTGA
- a CDS encoding DUF937 domain-containing protein gives MALDDILKQVPIDDIAEKLGVSHDEAKAAVEQGGAVLLGGLAKNAETEEGSAAIQKALRKHEGSRGPSKVDDVDQADGDKIVTHILGSNKKDVTEKLTESKATAGIDFGKLLPILAPIVMGLIANASKGKTEKADAGAQESGGGIGDLIGGILGGGGSGSGSSAGGGGIGDVIGGILGGGKSGGGGIGDILGGLFGGKK, from the coding sequence ATGGCTCTTGACGACATCCTCAAGCAGGTTCCGATCGACGACATCGCCGAGAAGCTCGGAGTCTCCCACGACGAGGCGAAGGCGGCCGTCGAGCAGGGCGGCGCCGTGCTGCTGGGCGGTCTCGCGAAGAATGCGGAGACCGAAGAGGGCTCCGCCGCCATCCAGAAGGCCCTGCGCAAGCACGAAGGATCGCGCGGCCCCTCGAAGGTCGACGATGTCGATCAGGCCGACGGCGACAAGATCGTGACCCACATCCTCGGATCGAACAAGAAGGACGTCACCGAGAAGCTCACCGAGTCCAAGGCGACCGCCGGCATCGACTTCGGCAAGCTCCTCCCGATCCTCGCGCCGATCGTGATGGGTCTCATCGCGAACGCCAGCAAGGGCAAGACCGAGAAGGCGGATGCCGGGGCGCAGGAGTCCGGCGGCGGCATCGGCGACCTCATCGGCGGCATCCTCGGCGGCGGCGGCAGCGGTTCCGGCAGCAGTGCCGGCGGGGGCGGAATCGGCGACGTGATCGGCGGGATCCTGGGCGGCGGCAAGTCCGGTGGTGGCGGGATCGGCGACATTCTGGGCGGCCTCTTCGGAGGCAAGAAGTAG
- the tilS gene encoding tRNA lysidine(34) synthetase TilS, producing the protein MPSLSPVIAEIRLAVRTALADLPEGSTVIVALSGGADSLALTAATAFEASKAGVRTTSVTVDHGLQVDSAEVAARAASIAAALGVETVVVRVDVQGEGGPEAAAREARYRVLREVAAEIGASAVLLGHTLDDQAETVMLGLARGSGAASLQGMAPSREDEDGLRWLRPLLGVRRETTRALCAASGLTPWEDPHNLDERFARVRVRQRVLPVLEAELGPGIAEALARTAEQLREDAEAFDEMIHETIEDIVEHAEAGISVSVAALAANPAALRNRIIRLVVDSEFGVSLTRTQTVEVARLVTDWTGQGPIDLPGCSALRRGGQIVFSASGR; encoded by the coding sequence GTGCCGTCGCTCTCTCCCGTCATCGCCGAGATCCGCCTCGCCGTGCGCACCGCGCTCGCCGACCTTCCTGAGGGATCGACGGTGATCGTCGCCCTGTCCGGGGGCGCCGACTCGCTCGCCCTCACCGCCGCGACGGCCTTCGAGGCGTCGAAGGCCGGAGTCCGGACGACCTCCGTCACCGTCGATCACGGTCTCCAGGTCGACTCGGCGGAGGTCGCCGCACGTGCGGCGAGCATCGCCGCCGCGCTCGGAGTCGAAACGGTCGTGGTGCGTGTCGACGTCCAGGGGGAGGGAGGGCCGGAGGCGGCGGCGCGCGAGGCCCGCTACCGGGTGCTGCGGGAAGTCGCGGCCGAGATCGGTGCGTCTGCGGTGCTTCTGGGGCACACGCTCGACGACCAGGCCGAGACAGTGATGCTCGGCCTCGCCCGCGGGTCGGGAGCGGCGAGCCTCCAGGGCATGGCGCCATCGCGCGAAGACGAGGACGGGCTGCGCTGGTTGCGGCCGCTGCTCGGCGTGCGGCGGGAGACGACGCGGGCGCTCTGCGCGGCATCCGGTCTGACGCCCTGGGAAGACCCGCATAACCTCGACGAGCGCTTCGCCCGGGTGCGGGTGCGACAGCGGGTGCTCCCGGTGCTCGAGGCCGAGCTGGGTCCGGGCATCGCGGAGGCGCTCGCCCGCACCGCCGAGCAGCTGCGGGAAGACGCAGAGGCGTTCGACGAGATGATCCACGAGACGATCGAGGACATCGTCGAGCATGCCGAGGCGGGTATCTCGGTCAGCGTCGCCGCACTCGCCGCGAATCCCGCAGCCCTGCGCAACCGGATCATCCGTCTCGTCGTGGACAGCGAGTTCGGCGTGAGCCTGACGCGCACGCAGACGGTCGAGGTCGCCCGTCTCGTCACGGACTGGACAGGTCAGGGGCCGATAGACCTGCCCGGCTGCTCGGCTCTGCGCCGCGGCGGGCAGATCGTCTTCTCCGCTTCCGGTCGCTGA
- a CDS encoding TMEM175 family protein, whose translation MTDRRSTQQFSTERFKAFADAVVAIAMTLLILPLLESVSDAGTEGLTTADFFHENSGQLFSFGLSFVLIANFWMEHHRQYTEVTSITPALLWINIAWMATIVWLPVPTAMLGQMDTDPLQEIVYIGTLILTQITTLAARVYLLRHPEMTTATTARVRHGAAADIAAIMLFALALAVALLIGDQGYFALFLLVLTGIVSHLIYRLWTHGKPGTTGETAADARE comes from the coding sequence GTGACAGATCGCAGGAGCACGCAGCAGTTCTCGACCGAGAGGTTCAAGGCCTTCGCCGACGCCGTCGTCGCGATCGCGATGACCCTGCTGATCCTCCCGTTGCTGGAGTCGGTGTCGGATGCCGGCACCGAGGGCCTCACCACGGCCGACTTCTTCCACGAGAACAGCGGACAGCTGTTCAGCTTTGGGCTGAGCTTCGTCCTCATCGCGAACTTCTGGATGGAGCATCACCGGCAATACACCGAGGTGACGTCGATCACACCGGCGCTGCTCTGGATCAACATCGCGTGGATGGCGACGATCGTGTGGTTGCCCGTGCCGACCGCGATGCTCGGGCAGATGGACACGGACCCGCTGCAGGAGATCGTGTACATCGGCACCCTGATCCTCACCCAGATCACGACGCTCGCCGCTCGCGTCTACCTGCTTCGGCATCCGGAGATGACCACCGCGACGACCGCTCGAGTCCGGCACGGCGCCGCCGCCGACATCGCCGCGATCATGCTCTTCGCGCTCGCACTCGCGGTCGCCCTGCTGATCGGCGACCAAGGGTATTTCGCACTGTTCCTCCTGGTGCTCACCGGCATCGTCTCCCACCTCATCTATCGGCTCTGGACGCATGGGAAGCCGGGCACGACCGGGGAGACGGCCGCAGACGCGCGCGAGTAG
- a CDS encoding inorganic diphosphatase, whose translation MGAHDAVIEIPRGSRVKYEVDHETGRVHLDRVLYTTFGYPADYGYFDNTLGEDGDPLDVLVLLDQAIYPGVVVEVRPVAVLKMSDEAGGDDKLVAVLSKDPRWAHIRDIGDLAEYTKKEIEHFFEHYKDLEPNKWVKVDAWGDAAEAQRILDEAIVRAGEQGH comes from the coding sequence ATGGGCGCACACGACGCCGTCATCGAGATTCCGCGCGGCAGCCGCGTGAAGTACGAGGTCGACCACGAGACCGGACGAGTGCATCTCGACCGCGTGCTCTACACGACCTTCGGGTACCCGGCCGACTACGGCTACTTCGACAACACGCTCGGCGAGGACGGCGACCCGCTCGACGTGCTCGTGCTGCTCGACCAGGCCATCTACCCGGGCGTCGTCGTCGAGGTCCGCCCCGTCGCCGTGCTCAAGATGAGCGACGAGGCCGGCGGAGACGACAAGCTCGTCGCCGTGCTGTCGAAGGACCCGCGCTGGGCGCACATCCGGGACATCGGCGACCTGGCCGAGTACACGAAGAAGGAGATCGAGCACTTCTTCGAGCACTACAAGGACCTCGAGCCCAACAAGTGGGTCAAGGTCGACGCCTGGGGCGACGCGGCCGAAGCGCAGCGCATCCTCGACGAGGCGATCGTCCGCGCGGGCGAGCAGGGTCACTGA
- a CDS encoding M23 family metallopeptidase: MNDRITLDAAEAASAECGCAPSATESRALAKKGISRRGALGLGVLSVVSLSAFGITSGVSAAYAASYPDWDDVVAAKKNQAAKAAEVSRIEGLIQSLTQKVADTQAAAKVASDEFFEAQQNYFAAIAEAETLQQQADAQAAVADESARKAGQVAAQLYRNGGDDTSLELFFAGSADNADELLARLGTMDKLLEYNQSVYDDAVAARNSAQSLSDQAVVARDERDRLQQIAEQKMVAAQQAADAAQAALDEQSENLETMQAQLAALKDTTSKTVAEYQKGATERRKRREAAAAKAAEEAAANAGGNSGGGGTPGNGGWVRPHGGYRSSGYGPRSQQCNSNGCSSSWHYGVDLANGCGAAIYAAHSGTVDAAFYNGGYGNYVRIQHGGGVATGYAHIKQGGFAVRSGQWVNAGQVIAYAGNTGGSFGCHLHFEVYINGAYTNPIDFMAGKGISV; this comes from the coding sequence GTGAACGACAGGATCACGCTGGATGCTGCTGAGGCAGCATCCGCAGAATGTGGCTGCGCGCCCAGCGCGACGGAGAGTCGCGCTTTGGCGAAGAAGGGGATCAGCCGCCGCGGGGCCCTCGGACTCGGTGTGCTCAGCGTGGTCTCGCTCAGTGCCTTCGGCATCACGTCCGGCGTCTCCGCCGCGTATGCCGCCTCGTACCCCGACTGGGACGACGTGGTGGCCGCGAAGAAGAACCAGGCGGCGAAGGCCGCAGAAGTCAGCCGCATCGAGGGGCTGATCCAGTCCCTCACGCAGAAGGTCGCCGACACGCAGGCCGCCGCCAAGGTGGCATCCGACGAATTCTTCGAAGCCCAGCAGAACTACTTCGCCGCGATCGCGGAGGCCGAGACCCTGCAGCAGCAGGCCGACGCTCAGGCGGCCGTCGCCGACGAGTCAGCGCGCAAGGCCGGACAGGTCGCTGCACAGCTCTACCGCAACGGTGGCGATGACACGTCGCTCGAGCTGTTCTTCGCGGGCTCCGCCGACAACGCCGACGAGCTGCTCGCGCGTCTCGGCACGATGGACAAGCTCCTCGAATACAACCAGTCGGTCTACGACGACGCCGTCGCCGCCCGCAACTCCGCCCAGTCGCTCAGCGACCAGGCCGTCGTTGCGCGCGACGAGCGCGATCGTCTGCAGCAGATCGCCGAGCAGAAGATGGTCGCGGCGCAGCAGGCGGCGGATGCGGCGCAGGCGGCGCTCGACGAGCAGTCCGAGAATCTCGAGACGATGCAGGCGCAGCTCGCCGCGCTCAAGGACACCACCTCCAAGACAGTCGCGGAGTACCAGAAGGGGGCAACCGAGCGCCGCAAGCGCCGCGAGGCGGCCGCCGCCAAGGCCGCCGAGGAAGCCGCCGCGAATGCGGGCGGCAACAGCGGCGGGGGCGGCACTCCCGGCAACGGCGGCTGGGTCCGCCCGCACGGGGGCTACCGCAGCTCGGGCTACGGCCCGCGCTCGCAGCAGTGCAATTCCAACGGATGCTCCTCCAGCTGGCACTACGGCGTCGACCTGGCCAATGGTTGCGGTGCGGCGATCTACGCCGCGCACTCCGGCACCGTCGATGCCGCGTTCTACAACGGCGGCTACGGCAACTACGTGCGCATCCAGCACGGCGGCGGCGTCGCCACGGGCTACGCGCACATCAAGCAGGGTGGATTCGCCGTGCGCAGCGGACAGTGGGTCAACGCCGGACAGGTCATCGCCTACGCGGGGAACACCGGCGGGTCCTTCGGCTGCCACCTGCACTTCGAGGTCTACATCAACGGCGCCTACACGAATCCGATCGACTTCATGGCGGGCAAGGGCATCTCGGTCTGA
- a CDS encoding DUF3263 domain-containing protein → MTYTTILAFERRHPGNSPTKRELIRHTLGITDIRYTVLLLRAAESAEGIAADPVTARMVRERGEMRARERGRRTAA, encoded by the coding sequence ATGACATACACCACCATCCTCGCCTTCGAACGACGACACCCCGGCAACAGTCCCACCAAACGCGAACTCATCCGCCACACACTCGGCATCACAGACATCCGATACACCGTGCTACTCCTACGAGCCGCCGAATCTGCGGAAGGGATCGCTGCAGACCCTGTGACCGCGCGCATGGTGAGGGAACGGGGAGAGATGCGGGCTCGAGAACGTGGCCGGCGTACTGCTGCGTGA
- a CDS encoding helix-turn-helix domain-containing protein: MSPNPKRVLSPADETNIREALTRRDDAVEGVRRAVLDAVSHGASVRVLAEFTGMSTNTISRWKADARETVSDE, translated from the coding sequence GTGTCACCGAACCCGAAACGTGTCCTGAGTCCTGCCGACGAGACCAACATCCGTGAAGCTCTCACCCGTCGTGATGATGCGGTTGAGGGTGTGCGTCGTGCCGTGTTGGATGCTGTGTCGCATGGTGCATCGGTTCGTGTCCTGGCTGAGTTCACGGGCATGTCGACGAACACGATCAGCCGCTGGAAAGCCGACGCAAGGGAGACGGTTTCTGATGAATGA